From the Halomonas meridiana genome, one window contains:
- the cmk gene encoding (d)CMP kinase, which yields MTAKVPVLTIDGPGGAGKGTISSLVAERLGWHLLDSGALYRLTAQAAVKHGVSLDDEAALASIAASLDVAFPVADGLPCTLLEGEDVGRAIRTEQAGERASKVAALPQVRSALLQRQRDFCQAPGLVADGRDMGTVVFPDAPLKIFLTASAEERARRRHLQLQEAGVDASLSSLLKEIQARDARDTQRSVAPLKPAEDAITLDTTRLSIPEVVDRLTELLALRGMSNGI from the coding sequence ATGACCGCTAAGGTACCTGTGCTGACAATCGATGGCCCCGGCGGTGCCGGCAAAGGCACGATTAGCAGCCTTGTGGCCGAACGGTTGGGTTGGCACCTGCTGGATAGTGGGGCGCTTTACCGTTTGACGGCGCAAGCCGCCGTCAAGCATGGCGTCTCGCTGGATGATGAGGCGGCACTCGCCAGTATTGCGGCATCGCTCGATGTCGCGTTTCCGGTGGCGGATGGCTTACCCTGCACGCTCTTAGAGGGTGAGGACGTTGGTCGCGCAATCCGTACCGAACAAGCCGGTGAACGCGCTTCCAAGGTGGCCGCTTTGCCACAAGTGCGTTCGGCGCTTCTCCAGAGGCAGCGCGATTTTTGTCAAGCGCCGGGGCTCGTGGCAGACGGTCGCGACATGGGCACGGTCGTGTTCCCCGATGCTCCCTTGAAGATCTTTTTGACGGCCAGTGCCGAAGAGCGGGCGCGCAGACGGCATCTACAGTTGCAGGAAGCTGGGGTGGATGCTAGTCTGTCGAGTCTTTTAAAGGAGATTCAGGCACGCGATGCACGCGACACGCAACGCAGTGTGGCTCCCCTCAAGCCGGCAGAAGATGCCATCACGCTTGATACCACGCGCCTGAGCATACCGGAAGTGGTTGATCGGCTGACCGAACTGCTTGCCCTACGCGGCATGTCTAACGGCATTTGA
- a CDS encoding histone-like nucleoid-structuring protein, MvaT/MvaU family has product MSLLNDYIQKEQQLKQLQEELQRLEGDQRLKSELEFKAKLEALMNEFGKRPTDVVALLDPAADQRVSTKAPAASTRRKRRLKIYKNPHTGEVIETRGGNHKGLRSWKDEHGDDTVESWLVRMED; this is encoded by the coding sequence ATGTCTTTGTTAAACGATTACATCCAGAAAGAACAGCAGCTTAAGCAGCTACAAGAAGAACTGCAGCGTTTAGAAGGCGATCAGCGCCTTAAAAGCGAGCTAGAGTTTAAAGCCAAACTGGAAGCGTTGATGAACGAGTTTGGTAAGCGCCCGACAGACGTGGTCGCACTGCTTGACCCTGCTGCCGATCAGCGTGTCAGCACTAAAGCGCCTGCTGCCTCTACGCGCCGCAAGCGTCGTCTGAAGATCTACAAGAACCCGCACACTGGTGAGGTCATCGAAACCCGTGGCGGCAATCACAAAGGCCTGCGTAGCTGGAAAGACGAGCACGGCGATGACACTGTCGAGTCTTGGCTCGTGCGGATGGAAGACTAA
- a CDS encoding helix-turn-helix transcriptional regulator, with amino-acid sequence MFNAMSRAEIWLQDTLDQSLSIEDLANHLGYSASQVRRQFRQCFHTSPSAYREQRRLERAAVLLSLTSQNIAHIALRCGYVNHSSFSRAFQRRYQLTPRHYRQALSGMRHLAAPQRQFTTTIEKSRPRQAVFMRIYEAPDAIDGLGSKKHHANHLSCFEAQLGRATPTVALPDLLANTVAALDTSQPQNKLRTDIGLYLEPTATTENLALPVAYRRVDSPAQHFATTRFDQFDELADALASTLLRIIHQEDTFQISGDSPRVLWHPNHLELRVPLQY; translated from the coding sequence ATGTTCAATGCAATGTCGCGAGCTGAGATCTGGCTACAGGACACGCTTGATCAGTCATTGAGTATCGAAGACCTAGCGAACCACTTGGGGTATTCTGCCTCGCAGGTGCGCAGACAGTTTCGCCAATGCTTTCATACATCCCCAAGCGCTTACCGAGAGCAGCGTCGCCTAGAGCGTGCTGCCGTTCTCTTATCACTGACATCACAAAATATAGCGCATATCGCCTTACGCTGTGGGTACGTCAATCACTCCTCTTTCTCAAGAGCCTTTCAAAGGCGCTACCAGCTAACTCCGCGGCATTATCGCCAAGCGCTAAGTGGTATGCGCCATTTAGCCGCACCTCAAAGACAGTTTACGACGACCATCGAGAAGAGCCGCCCTCGACAGGCTGTTTTTATGCGTATTTATGAAGCACCTGACGCTATTGATGGGCTGGGCAGCAAAAAACATCATGCTAACCATCTTAGCTGCTTTGAAGCACAATTAGGGCGAGCCACACCGACCGTTGCCTTGCCTGACTTATTAGCCAATACCGTTGCCGCTTTAGACACTTCTCAACCGCAAAACAAGTTGAGAACCGATATTGGACTTTACTTAGAGCCTACGGCTACCACGGAGAATTTAGCACTGCCAGTGGCTTATCGCAGGGTAGACTCTCCCGCTCAACACTTTGCCACGACACGTTTCGATCAGTTCGATGAGCTAGCGGATGCGCTAGCCTCCACGCTCTTGCGCATCATTCACCAAGAAGATACGTTTCAGATTAGTGGAGATTCTCCGCGAGTACTGTGGCATCCAAATCACTTGGAATTACGCGTCCCGCTTCAATATTGA
- the rpsA gene encoding 30S ribosomal protein S1, translating into MSESFAELFEQSLNDINMEPGAIVAAQVVDIDGDWVTVNAGLKSEGQIPAAQFRDENGELTIAIGDDVHVALEAVEDGFGETRLSREKAKRAEAWKILEAAFEKDEIVKGVINGKVKGGFTVDVDSIRAFLPGSLVDVRPVRDTAHLENKELDFKVIKLDPKRNNVVVSRRAVLEAENSAEREALLATLQEGQQIKGIVKNLTDYGAFVDLGGVDGLLHITDMAWKRIKHPSEIVAVGDEINVKVLKFDRERNRVSLGLKQLGEDPWVNIKDRYPEGTKVHAVVTNLTDYGCFAELEEGVEGLVHVSEMDWTNKNIHPSKVVQVGDDVDVMVLDIDEERRRISLGIKQCTANPWETFNAEYNKGDRVSGTIKSITDFGIFIGLEGGIDGLVHLSDISWTETGEEAVRNFKKGDEAEAVILSIDPERERISLGIKQMDSDPVAEYLSVNDKGSIVTGRVVEVDAKEAHVELATDVIAILKASEISADRVEDARNVLNEGDSVEARIVSVDRKSRQINLSVKAKEQDDTRQNLKKLREQEPEAAGGPTTIGDLIKQQMGQD; encoded by the coding sequence ATGAGCGAAAGCTTTGCTGAACTGTTTGAACAGTCTCTTAACGACATCAACATGGAGCCAGGCGCCATCGTCGCGGCTCAGGTTGTCGACATTGACGGTGACTGGGTTACCGTTAACGCTGGTCTGAAGTCCGAAGGTCAAATCCCTGCGGCACAATTCCGCGATGAAAACGGTGAACTGACCATCGCCATCGGTGATGACGTTCACGTTGCACTGGAAGCCGTCGAAGATGGTTTCGGTGAAACACGTCTGTCCCGTGAAAAAGCCAAGCGCGCAGAAGCTTGGAAGATTCTGGAAGCAGCCTTCGAGAAAGACGAAATCGTCAAGGGCGTGATCAACGGTAAAGTCAAAGGCGGCTTCACTGTCGACGTCGACTCTATCCGTGCTTTCTTGCCGGGCTCTCTGGTGGACGTTCGTCCGGTTCGCGACACTGCGCACCTGGAAAACAAAGAGCTGGATTTCAAAGTCATCAAGCTCGACCCGAAGCGTAACAACGTCGTCGTATCACGTCGTGCCGTGCTAGAAGCAGAGAACAGCGCCGAGCGTGAAGCGCTCCTGGCCACTCTGCAAGAAGGCCAGCAGATCAAAGGTATCGTCAAGAACCTGACCGATTACGGTGCTTTCGTTGATTTGGGCGGCGTCGATGGCCTGTTGCACATCACCGACATGGCGTGGAAGCGCATCAAGCATCCGTCTGAAATCGTTGCCGTTGGCGACGAAATCAACGTCAAAGTGCTGAAGTTCGATCGTGAGCGCAACCGCGTTTCACTGGGTCTGAAGCAGCTGGGCGAAGATCCGTGGGTCAACATTAAAGACCGTTATCCGGAAGGCACCAAAGTACACGCTGTCGTCACGAACCTGACGGACTACGGTTGCTTTGCTGAGCTGGAAGAGGGTGTCGAAGGTCTGGTTCACGTGTCTGAAATGGACTGGACCAACAAGAACATTCATCCGTCTAAAGTCGTTCAAGTGGGCGATGACGTTGACGTGATGGTTCTTGATATCGACGAAGAGCGTCGTCGTATTTCTCTGGGTATCAAGCAGTGCACTGCTAATCCGTGGGAAACCTTCAACGCCGAATACAACAAGGGCGACCGTGTTTCCGGTACCATCAAGTCCATTACGGACTTCGGTATCTTCATCGGCCTTGAAGGCGGTATCGACGGTCTGGTTCACCTGTCCGACATCTCTTGGACTGAAACAGGCGAAGAAGCCGTTCGTAACTTCAAGAAGGGTGACGAAGCAGAAGCAGTTATTCTGTCTATCGACCCGGAGCGCGAGCGTATCTCCCTGGGTATCAAGCAAATGGATTCCGATCCGGTTGCTGAATACCTGTCTGTGAACGACAAGGGCAGCATCGTGACTGGCCGTGTTGTAGAAGTTGACGCCAAAGAAGCACACGTTGAGCTGGCGACAGACGTTATCGCTATCCTCAAAGCCTCTGAAATCAGCGCTGACCGTGTTGAAGATGCACGCAACGTTCTGAACGAAGGTGACAGCGTTGAAGCGCGTATCGTGAGCGTCGATCGCAAGAGCCGTCAGATCAATCTGTCGGTAAAAGCGAAAGAGCAAGACGATACTCGTCAAAACCTGAAGAAACTGCGTGAGCAAGAGCCAGAAGCCGCCGGTGGCCCGACCACTATCGGTGATCTGATCAAGCAGCAGATGGGTCAAGACTAA